A window from Sphingobacterium hotanense encodes these proteins:
- a CDS encoding LutB/LldF family L-lactate oxidation iron-sulfur protein — MAASVADKFLQDSKTKSFDLRHRQIINTNIDKYNVAFERGKSKFHDLENSKQKANLIKWKVMENLDRYLLDFESNFTKNGGHVIWANDAEEARQEIAKIIEQHNAKSVIKSKSMATEEIELNHFLAKKNIETIESDLGEFIIQLLDQKPYHFVTPAMHLSLEDIAKLFHERFETPLEATAEELTMKAREILREKYTTADIGITGANFLVADSGSIAITENEGNARLTTSFPKVHIAVVGIEKVIPNMGDLDLFWPLLASHGTGQNLTVYNTLLSGPRKAAEADGPEEMYVILLDNGRTNVLEQKDQRQGLYCIRCGACLNVCPIYQNIGGHTYETTYQGPIGSLISPHLNGMKEFKHLSYASSLCGKCTEVCPVGIDIQKMLLLNRRDSVQENFTTGSEKKAWGLFTWAIQKRKIIDFFGGKTKNFFVRNFFKKAWGESRELPKIAEKSFSQQYKEMQKKK; from the coding sequence ATGGCAGCATCAGTAGCAGACAAATTCCTTCAAGACAGTAAGACTAAATCTTTCGATTTGCGCCATCGCCAGATTATCAATACCAATATTGATAAGTATAATGTGGCTTTTGAGCGTGGCAAATCGAAATTTCATGACTTGGAGAATTCGAAACAGAAGGCTAATCTGATCAAATGGAAAGTGATGGAAAACCTGGACCGTTATTTATTGGATTTCGAGTCTAATTTTACGAAGAATGGCGGCCATGTGATCTGGGCGAATGATGCGGAAGAAGCAAGACAAGAGATTGCGAAAATTATCGAACAGCACAACGCGAAGTCGGTTATCAAATCCAAGTCGATGGCGACGGAGGAGATTGAACTGAATCACTTTCTTGCTAAGAAAAACATCGAGACTATTGAAAGCGATTTAGGTGAATTTATCATTCAGCTTTTAGATCAAAAACCCTATCATTTCGTCACTCCTGCTATGCACCTTAGTTTGGAAGATATTGCCAAGCTATTCCATGAGCGCTTCGAAACGCCCTTGGAAGCGACGGCAGAGGAGTTGACCATGAAGGCGCGGGAGATATTACGCGAGAAATATACGACTGCAGATATTGGCATCACCGGTGCGAATTTCTTAGTTGCTGATTCGGGAAGTATTGCCATTACGGAAAACGAAGGAAATGCACGCCTGACGACATCCTTTCCGAAAGTACATATTGCCGTTGTCGGGATAGAGAAGGTCATCCCGAATATGGGCGATCTGGATCTGTTCTGGCCTCTCCTAGCCTCCCACGGAACCGGGCAAAACCTAACAGTCTATAACACGCTCCTGAGCGGACCTCGAAAGGCCGCCGAGGCTGATGGACCGGAGGAAATGTATGTAATCCTATTAGACAATGGGCGTACCAATGTATTAGAACAAAAAGACCAACGTCAGGGACTATACTGTATTCGTTGCGGTGCCTGCCTAAACGTCTGTCCAATTTACCAAAATATTGGCGGTCATACTTATGAAACGACCTACCAAGGACCTATTGGCTCATTGATATCTCCACATCTGAACGGCATGAAGGAATTTAAACATCTGAGTTATGCGTCTTCCCTATGTGGAAAATGTACGGAGGTTTGTCCTGTAGGCATTGATATTCAAAAGATGCTGTTGTTGAATCGTCGCGATTCGGTTCAGGAAAATTTTACGACCGGATCGGAGAAAAAAGCTTGGGGTCTTTTTACCTGGGCCATACAGAAGCGCAAGATCATTGACTTCTTCGGCGGTAAGACCAAAAACTTCTTTGTAAGGAACTTCTTTAAAAAGGCATGGGGCGAAAGTAGAGAACTCCCTAAGATAGCAGAGAAATCATTCTCTCAGCAATATAAGGAAATGCAAAAGAAGAAGTAA